A genomic stretch from Candidatus Amarolinea dominans includes:
- a CDS encoding diacylglycerol kinase family lipid kinase produces the protein MDKIKVILNPYAGRWLASRLRPVIEETLTALDIPFELELTTKPGTGIEMARQASLDGFPVVVAAGGDGTVSEVVNGLALAADALGKPTAGILGVLPIGSANDMAEIAGVPIQLRAACEAIKRGRTRRIDLGVVNGRYFDNNVGAGFEAQVTIESRKIKLLRGTLLYLIAVFRALSHYPSPTMRITWDDGELQRSLLMVSIGNGRRTGGGFFVTPDAVQDDGLLDLGVANALPRLQILQLLPKVMRGTHKNDPAIFLTRSTHITVESDYPLPVHADGEIIYTDAKRLDISIQPARLEMIV, from the coding sequence ATGGATAAGATCAAGGTGATTCTCAACCCCTATGCAGGCCGTTGGCTGGCCTCACGTTTGCGCCCAGTCATCGAGGAAACGCTGACGGCCCTGGACATTCCGTTTGAGCTGGAGCTCACAACCAAGCCGGGGACAGGCATTGAGATGGCGCGCCAGGCCAGCCTGGATGGTTTTCCGGTGGTGGTGGCTGCCGGCGGCGACGGCACGGTCAGTGAAGTGGTCAACGGCTTGGCCTTAGCGGCTGATGCCCTGGGCAAGCCCACGGCTGGCATCCTGGGCGTGCTGCCGATTGGCTCGGCCAACGACATGGCCGAGATTGCCGGCGTTCCCATCCAGCTGCGGGCGGCCTGTGAGGCGATCAAGCGCGGGCGCACGCGCCGCATTGACCTGGGCGTGGTCAATGGCCGCTATTTTGACAACAACGTGGGCGCCGGCTTCGAGGCGCAGGTCACCATCGAAAGCCGCAAGATCAAGCTCCTGCGTGGCACCCTGCTCTATCTGATCGCCGTGTTTCGGGCACTGTCACACTACCCATCACCCACCATGCGCATCACCTGGGACGACGGCGAACTGCAGCGCTCTCTGCTCATGGTCTCCATCGGCAATGGCCGACGCACCGGCGGCGGCTTCTTTGTGACACCGGACGCCGTTCAGGACGATGGCCTGCTCGATCTGGGCGTGGCCAATGCCCTGCCGCGCCTGCAAATTTTGCAACTGCTGCCCAAGGTGATGCGCGGCACGCACAAGAATGACCCCGCCATCTTTTTAACCCGTTCGACTCACATCACGGTGGAGTCAGACTACCCCCTGCCGGTGCATGCCGACGGCGAGATAATCTACACCGACGCCAAACGCCTGGACATTTCCATTCAACCTGCCCGCCTGGAGATGATTGTCTGA
- the mgtE gene encoding magnesium transporter: protein MERVFDLDETLASVRAALEVGNFQAAVGVLEQLRPADQAEVFSELDEQDQEELLPQMDEEDSADILEWLDDQEAADLAESLSDQDLVRIIDEMEPDEAADLLGDLPPERTSAILAALEDPDEIRPLLVHPEDTAGGIMTSEFMALRRRMTISDALTAVRLWAPDPRAETVYTLYVADAQGLLCGVVTLYELLSAPPDALVRDIMRSDVIAIEASADQEEAARRMTRYELLSLPVVNADGRLLGIITHSDVVEVIEAEATEDIQRLGGAQPLTRAYLSTSVMQVARSRVGWLLLLFLTETLTGTVLRVFEGELKAEVALAFFVPLLIGTGGNAGSQSTSTIIRALAIGEIALRDAFHTLWHELRTGIVLGVVMSAVGVVRALLWHTNPGVALAVGVGLLLIVIWANIVGSLLPLLATRLKVDPAIVSGPFMSTLVDATGLFIYLSVAKLILGL from the coding sequence ATGGAGCGGGTTTTTGATTTAGATGAGACCCTGGCTTCGGTGCGAGCGGCACTCGAAGTCGGAAATTTCCAGGCCGCGGTAGGCGTCCTGGAGCAGCTACGGCCGGCCGACCAGGCGGAAGTCTTCTCTGAGTTGGACGAACAGGATCAAGAAGAACTCCTACCCCAGATGGACGAAGAGGATTCAGCCGATATCCTTGAATGGCTGGACGACCAGGAAGCGGCTGACCTGGCCGAGTCGTTGAGCGATCAGGACCTTGTGCGCATCATTGATGAAATGGAGCCTGACGAGGCGGCCGACCTACTGGGCGATTTGCCGCCCGAGCGCACTTCTGCCATTCTGGCCGCCCTCGAAGATCCCGATGAAATCAGGCCGCTCCTGGTACATCCGGAAGACACAGCTGGCGGCATCATGACCAGTGAATTCATGGCGCTGCGTCGCCGCATGACCATCAGCGACGCACTCACCGCTGTGCGCCTGTGGGCGCCCGATCCGCGTGCGGAAACAGTCTACACCTTGTACGTGGCTGATGCCCAGGGCCTGTTGTGTGGCGTGGTAACGCTATACGAACTGCTCAGCGCCCCGCCCGACGCGCTCGTGCGCGACATCATGCGCTCAGACGTGATTGCCATCGAAGCCAGCGCCGACCAGGAAGAGGCCGCACGGCGGATGACCCGCTATGAACTCCTGTCCTTGCCGGTGGTCAACGCCGACGGGCGCTTGCTCGGCATCATCACCCACAGTGACGTGGTCGAGGTGATCGAGGCGGAAGCCACCGAAGACATCCAGCGCCTGGGCGGTGCACAACCGCTGACCCGCGCGTATTTATCAACGTCGGTCATGCAGGTGGCGCGCAGCCGCGTGGGCTGGCTGCTGCTGCTGTTCCTGACCGAAACCCTGACCGGAACCGTGCTGCGCGTGTTCGAGGGCGAACTAAAGGCCGAAGTGGCATTGGCTTTCTTCGTGCCGCTGCTCATCGGCACCGGCGGTAATGCCGGGTCACAATCCACCAGTACGATCATTCGCGCCCTGGCCATCGGCGAAATCGCGCTGCGCGACGCCTTCCACACCCTGTGGCATGAGCTGCGCACCGGTATTGTGCTCGGCGTCGTCATGTCGGCGGTGGGCGTCGTTCGCGCCTTACTTTGGCACACCAATCCCGGTGTCGCGCTGGCCGTGGGCGTCGGACTGCTGCTCATCGTCATCTGGGCCAACATCGTCGGCTCGCTGCTGCCACTGCTCGCCACGCGCCTGAAGGTGGACCCGGCCATCGTTTCCGGTCCGTTCATGAGCACCCTGGTGGATGCAACCGGCCTCTTCATCTACCTCAGTGTGGCCAAGCTGATCCTGGGTCTTTGA
- a CDS encoding ROK family protein gives MHAYVIGVDLGGTQVRAALSDATGQIYRRVATATKADEGQDAVIERIKSLVDQVWPKPDQGTVKAIGLAAPGPLDPTSGVIVFAPNLPGWDMVPLRNIIAGAYGLPTFLGNDANLAALAENRYGAGRDIADMIYITVSTGVGGGIITHGGMLLGSHGFAAEVGHMTVEAQGARCLCGNSGCLEAYASGPSIARHAVEALHQGATSMVTDMVAGDLSRITAKELHDAAKAGDRLAQAEFRRAGFYLGVGITSLLHLFNPRMIVLGGSVMKVGALLTDAIWEVIRARAPHQYWEGLSIVSAALGDDVVLIGAIALAEAESQRRGQTMARVP, from the coding sequence ATGCACGCGTATGTGATTGGGGTTGATTTGGGCGGCACGCAGGTGCGCGCGGCCCTGAGCGACGCCACGGGCCAGATCTACCGGCGCGTGGCTACCGCCACCAAGGCCGATGAGGGTCAGGATGCCGTCATCGAACGCATCAAATCCCTGGTTGACCAAGTTTGGCCCAAGCCAGATCAGGGCACTGTCAAGGCGATTGGGTTGGCCGCGCCTGGCCCGCTCGATCCAACGTCTGGCGTGATCGTATTTGCGCCAAACCTGCCCGGTTGGGACATGGTGCCGTTGCGTAACATCATCGCCGGGGCTTATGGCCTACCGACATTCCTGGGCAACGACGCCAACCTGGCCGCCCTGGCTGAGAACCGTTATGGAGCCGGGCGTGATATTGCCGACATGATCTACATCACGGTAAGCACCGGCGTGGGCGGCGGTATCATTACGCATGGTGGGATGCTCCTGGGCAGTCACGGCTTCGCAGCCGAGGTGGGGCACATGACGGTGGAAGCGCAGGGCGCGCGCTGTCTGTGCGGCAATAGCGGTTGCCTGGAGGCCTATGCCAGTGGGCCAAGCATCGCCCGCCATGCCGTGGAGGCCCTGCACCAGGGCGCCACCAGCATGGTCACGGACATGGTGGCCGGTGATCTCAGTCGTATCACGGCCAAAGAACTGCATGATGCGGCCAAGGCCGGTGACCGCTTGGCGCAAGCCGAATTTCGACGCGCGGGGTTCTACCTGGGCGTCGGCATCACCAGCCTGCTGCATCTCTTCAACCCGCGTATGATCGTGCTTGGGGGCAGTGTCATGAAGGTGGGCGCGCTGCTGACCGACGCCATTTGGGAAGTTATCCGTGCCCGTGCGCCACATCAGTATTGGGAGGGCCTCTCCATCGTTTCCGCTGCCCTGGGCGATGACGTGGTCCTCATTGGCGCCATTGCACTGGCGGAGGCCGAAAGTCAGCGGCGGGGTCAGACTATGGCGCGCGTGCCATAG
- a CDS encoding LysM peptidoglycan-binding domain-containing protein: protein MKKSMQLLLIVVLTSLLLVTPLAALAAPTDGAPAAASCTYYTVRAGDTLTKIAARYHTDVWTIARANGITNLNRIHIGQVLCIPAASTPPACPISYVVQRGDTLTKIASRFRVSVLALRSANQIGDINRIYVGQRLRIPCNPPPPPTPPPPSSAAWTAKFYNNEDLSGAPVLTRRDTGINFNWGYGSPAPSSVQADHFSAQWSRSAAFSGGTYRFYARSDDGVRLWVDGVNQIDEWREQAIAGFYKDVVLNQGSHTVVVEYFERTGLAEIHVWWEKR from the coding sequence GTGAAGAAATCCATGCAACTGTTGTTGATCGTTGTTCTGACCAGCTTGCTGCTGGTCACACCGTTGGCCGCGCTGGCCGCACCGACCGATGGTGCGCCGGCCGCGGCCAGTTGTACCTATTACACCGTGCGTGCGGGCGACACACTGACCAAAATCGCAGCCCGCTATCACACGGATGTCTGGACCATCGCCCGCGCCAACGGCATCACCAATCTGAACCGCATTCACATCGGCCAGGTTCTGTGCATACCCGCGGCCAGTACGCCGCCCGCGTGCCCGATCAGCTATGTGGTGCAGCGTGGTGATACGCTCACCAAGATCGCCAGCCGTTTTCGGGTGAGCGTTCTGGCTTTGCGCAGCGCCAACCAGATCGGCGACATCAACCGTATCTACGTGGGCCAACGCCTGCGCATCCCCTGCAATCCACCGCCGCCGCCCACGCCACCGCCACCCAGCAGCGCCGCGTGGACAGCCAAGTTCTACAATAACGAAGACTTGAGCGGCGCGCCGGTGCTGACGCGCCGCGATACCGGCATCAACTTCAACTGGGGCTACGGCTCTCCGGCGCCCAGCAGCGTGCAGGCGGATCACTTCTCCGCCCAGTGGAGCCGCAGCGCCGCCTTCAGCGGTGGCACCTATCGCTTCTACGCACGCAGTGATGATGGCGTCCGCCTCTGGGTGGATGGGGTCAATCAAATTGACGAGTGGCGCGAACAAGCCATTGCGGGCTTCTACAAAGATGTGGTGCTCAACCAGGGTAGCCATACCGTCGTTGTCGAATACTTCGAACGAACCGGCCTGGCTGAAATCCACGTCTGGTGGGAAAAACGCTGA
- a CDS encoding peptidoglycan DD-metalloendopeptidase family protein, which yields MSKLIMRRARLSQGLLGLILWLSLTLPADPLAAAPAAADHIQPVRQSGAIVHVVQAGETLGAIAARYDTTVAALVEANRLENPDRLAIGQRLLIPARTSDTRTQPRLRYLVQPGDTWTGLASKFRIVKLLLISANPSNSKGRLEPGQEIEVPVTPNWVALGVRRFEITPAAPQQGQAAALALAADYPLTVTARYAGSNLALVAGQGQTWALFGVHPLAPPGLTWLDVDIQGLALPFRLRSEPDDLTLHLRWPVPVQAGSFETQHIVLPAAKGGLLAPTLLADERVKLNIIWPQHELSPQWTGVFTSPLGSAFQTTSPFGTRRSYNGGPVTSFHEGQDYSAPTGTIVTAPAPGVVVLAETLAVRGNAVILDHGAGLHTGYWHLSKIEVTVGQQVKAGDKLGEVGTTGLSTGAHLHWEMRVGLIPVDPLTWLQRILP from the coding sequence GTGTCAAAACTAATTATGAGGCGTGCAAGGCTGAGCCAGGGCCTGCTTGGCCTGATTCTCTGGCTGAGCCTAACCCTACCGGCTGACCCGCTGGCTGCGGCGCCAGCAGCCGCCGATCACATCCAGCCGGTGCGGCAGAGCGGGGCCATCGTGCATGTGGTGCAGGCCGGCGAAACGCTGGGCGCGATTGCCGCGCGCTATGATACCACTGTCGCAGCCCTGGTAGAGGCGAACCGTTTGGAGAACCCTGATCGGCTGGCAATCGGTCAGCGCCTGCTGATTCCGGCGCGGACCTCCGACACCAGGACACAGCCACGCCTGCGTTACCTGGTGCAGCCGGGCGATACGTGGACCGGCCTGGCATCAAAATTTCGCATAGTCAAATTACTATTAATTTCAGCCAATCCGTCCAATTCAAAAGGAAGGCTGGAGCCAGGTCAGGAGATCGAGGTTCCGGTAACGCCGAATTGGGTGGCCCTGGGCGTGCGTCGGTTCGAGATCACGCCGGCGGCGCCGCAGCAGGGGCAGGCGGCTGCGTTGGCGTTGGCTGCCGACTATCCGCTGACGGTCACGGCCCGCTACGCCGGAAGTAATCTGGCGCTGGTGGCGGGGCAGGGGCAGACGTGGGCCTTGTTTGGTGTGCATCCGTTGGCGCCGCCGGGTCTCACCTGGTTGGATGTGGATATTCAAGGCCTGGCCTTGCCGTTTCGCCTGCGCTCGGAGCCGGATGATTTGACCCTGCATCTGCGCTGGCCGGTGCCGGTGCAGGCGGGCAGTTTCGAGACGCAGCACATCGTATTGCCCGCGGCCAAGGGAGGCCTGCTGGCGCCCACGTTGTTGGCCGATGAGCGGGTCAAGCTGAACATCATCTGGCCGCAGCATGAGCTGTCTCCACAGTGGACCGGGGTTTTCACGTCACCGTTGGGCAGCGCGTTTCAGACCACCTCGCCGTTTGGCACGCGGCGCAGCTACAACGGTGGGCCGGTGACCAGTTTTCATGAAGGCCAGGATTATAGCGCGCCGACCGGCACGATCGTGACGGCGCCGGCGCCCGGCGTGGTGGTATTGGCAGAGACGTTGGCGGTGCGCGGTAATGCCGTGATTCTCGACCATGGCGCCGGCCTGCACACCGGCTATTGGCATCTGTCCAAGATCGAGGTCACGGTGGGGCAGCAGGTCAAGGCGGGCGATAAACTGGGCGAGGTCGGCACCACCGGTCTTTCCACCGGCGCACATCTGCACTGGGAGATGCGCGTGGGCCTCATACCGGTGGACCCGTTGACGTGGTTACAGAGGATTTTGCCGTGA
- a CDS encoding dipeptidase, with protein MALTDALSAAQQYEPQLLHDLLELLRIPSVSTVLTAQSEVQRAADWVCAYLQEIGLEHVQTLETNRNPIVYADWLHAPGQPTVLCYGHYDVQPADPLELWRTPPFEPTIDGGNVYARGAADDKGQFIIHLAAIRAILQADGRLPVNVKFLIEGEEEIGSPSLDAVLDTYHDLFQADACLISDSHMLAPDCPVIITSVRGLVAVHVEVTGPGRDLHSGTFGGAVHNPLQALCTILARLHDADGRVAVPHFYDRVRPLTEHDRAALAQIPFTRAAWLADAGNPPDDWGEPEYTISERTSSRPTLEINGLAGGFAGDGLKTVLPSRAIAKISCRLVADQDTEEIRSLLSATIHALAPPTVRVEIKPIQSGPGATVNLDHPAIQIASAAYAAVYGVAPLFVREGGSIPIVALLQNKFNMPSLLMGFGLPDDGLHSPNEKMSLAQIRRGVATIVHFFYGMAR; from the coding sequence ATGGCATTGACCGACGCCCTGTCTGCAGCTCAGCAGTACGAGCCGCAACTATTGCATGATCTGCTCGAACTCCTGCGCATCCCCAGTGTCAGCACCGTGCTGACTGCCCAGTCCGAGGTGCAACGCGCCGCGGACTGGGTCTGCGCCTATCTGCAAGAGATCGGCCTGGAACATGTGCAAACGCTGGAAACCAACCGTAACCCCATCGTGTATGCCGACTGGCTGCACGCGCCCGGTCAGCCCACCGTTCTTTGTTACGGGCATTATGATGTGCAGCCGGCGGACCCCCTGGAGCTTTGGCGCACACCGCCCTTCGAACCGACCATAGATGGGGGCAATGTTTACGCCCGCGGCGCGGCCGACGACAAGGGCCAGTTCATCATCCACCTGGCAGCCATCCGCGCCATCTTGCAGGCCGACGGCCGCCTGCCGGTCAATGTCAAGTTCCTCATCGAAGGTGAAGAAGAAATCGGTAGTCCCAGCCTGGACGCGGTGCTCGACACCTACCACGATCTCTTCCAGGCTGACGCGTGCCTCATCTCTGATTCCCACATGCTGGCGCCCGACTGCCCCGTTATCATCACCAGCGTCCGCGGTTTGGTGGCCGTGCATGTGGAAGTAACCGGGCCGGGCAGGGATCTGCACTCCGGCACGTTCGGCGGCGCCGTCCACAACCCGCTGCAGGCGCTGTGTACCATCCTGGCCCGCCTGCACGACGCGGATGGCCGCGTGGCGGTTCCTCATTTCTACGACCGCGTGCGCCCGTTGACCGAGCATGACCGCGCCGCCCTGGCACAGATTCCTTTCACACGCGCCGCCTGGCTGGCCGATGCCGGTAACCCGCCCGATGATTGGGGCGAACCGGAGTACACCATTAGCGAGCGTACCAGCAGCCGGCCCACCCTCGAAATCAACGGCCTGGCCGGGGGCTTTGCCGGCGATGGCCTCAAGACCGTCCTGCCGTCGCGTGCCATTGCCAAGATCTCCTGTCGCCTGGTGGCCGACCAGGACACGGAGGAGATTCGCAGCCTGCTCAGCGCGACCATCCACGCGCTGGCGCCACCCACGGTGCGTGTCGAGATCAAACCGATCCAGTCTGGCCCAGGGGCCACGGTCAACCTCGATCATCCGGCCATCCAGATAGCCAGCGCCGCCTACGCGGCCGTCTACGGCGTGGCGCCCCTCTTCGTACGCGAGGGCGGCTCCATCCCCATCGTCGCGCTTCTCCAGAATAAGTTCAACATGCCATCGCTCCTGATGGGCTTTGGCCTGCCGGACGATGGGCTGCACAGCCCTAACGAAAAGATGAGCCTGGCTCAAATTCGCCGCGGCGTTGCGACGATTGTCCACTTCTTCTATGGCATGGCGCGCTGA
- the hpt gene encoding hypoxanthine phosphoribosyltransferase yields MGDAVSTPVGTEADILRVLIARDALSERVQALGAQISQDYAGRDLFLVAVLKGSVVFMADLIRTITVPHRIDFMATSSYGASTQSTGAVQIIKDLEESIEGRHVLIVEDIIDSGHTLAYLRRLLLARNPASLRICSLLDKKERREANVPVDYVGFVIPNEFVVGYGLDFNELYRNLPFIGVLKPEKYQA; encoded by the coding sequence ATGGGAGATGCAGTTAGTACCCCGGTGGGCACAGAAGCCGACATCCTGCGGGTCTTGATTGCACGTGACGCCCTGAGCGAGCGCGTGCAGGCGCTGGGCGCGCAGATCAGCCAGGACTATGCAGGACGCGATCTGTTTTTGGTTGCCGTTTTGAAGGGCAGTGTGGTCTTCATGGCCGACCTGATCCGCACGATCACCGTTCCGCATCGGATTGATTTCATGGCCACGTCAAGCTACGGCGCTTCGACCCAATCCACCGGGGCGGTGCAGATTATCAAGGATCTGGAAGAGAGTATCGAAGGCCGTCATGTGCTGATTGTGGAAGACATCATTGACAGCGGGCATACGTTGGCGTATCTGCGGCGCCTGCTGCTGGCCCGCAACCCCGCGTCGCTGCGTATCTGCTCACTGTTGGACAAGAAAGAACGCCGCGAGGCCAACGTGCCGGTGGATTACGTGGGCTTCGTCATTCCGAATGAGTTTGTCGTGGGTTACGGGCTTGACTTCAATGAATTGTACCGCAATCTGCCGTTCATCGGAGTGTTGAAGCCGGAGAAGTATCAGGCCTAG
- a CDS encoding glycoside hydrolase family 99-like domain-containing protein: protein MHKLMTNRPRHPCLFPRFFAGARPAHALPWLLALLLILPSALAGHPAAAASPPALGGERLVLAFYYNWFDENTWRNEKVPDFPTTLYTSRDRGAMARQIEQAQSAGIDAFVVSWYGPRTENNQTETNLRVLLDEAAARNFRIAIDFETQGPFFGSSGDVTQALRTLLATHANHPAYLRVDGRPVIFFWRQQRFGVGAWQAMRDEVDPGRQTLWIAEGVDIGFQQVFDGHHLYSVAWSADPGAQLLKWGQRVRAASQTWGRKIWVATVMPGYNDTRTGRSDAFIRGREDGAYYAKTWNGALASAADWVIITSWNEWPEGTYIEPSQAYGSRYVDLTREWAARYKNGEGAAPAPLSPPRPTATPAPTPSAPQVVVPRGGVNLRAGPGVTYRVLEQLAPGRRLLIVGRSIAQAGDAGWWRVCCAARGGAGWVAANVVEAHGPLAQVPLAQPPVRPLRPWNLPEG, encoded by the coding sequence ATGCACAAACTAATGACCAACAGACCCCGCCACCCCTGCCTGTTTCCCCGCTTCTTTGCAGGCGCGCGCCCGGCCCACGCCTTGCCCTGGCTGCTGGCGCTGCTCCTGATTCTACCCTCAGCCCTGGCTGGACACCCGGCCGCGGCGGCCTCCCCGCCCGCGCTGGGCGGAGAGCGCCTGGTGCTGGCTTTCTATTATAACTGGTTCGATGAAAACACCTGGCGCAATGAAAAAGTTCCAGATTTTCCAACCACGCTCTACACCTCGCGCGATCGCGGGGCAATGGCGCGGCAGATCGAGCAGGCGCAGAGCGCCGGCATAGATGCGTTTGTCGTCAGTTGGTACGGCCCGCGCACCGAGAACAACCAGACCGAGACCAACCTGCGCGTGTTGCTGGATGAGGCGGCCGCAAGAAATTTTCGCATAGCCATTGACTTCGAGACGCAGGGGCCATTTTTTGGTTCGAGCGGTGATGTGACGCAGGCGCTGCGTACACTGCTGGCGACGCATGCCAACCATCCGGCCTATCTACGCGTGGACGGGCGCCCCGTGATCTTCTTCTGGCGCCAGCAGCGCTTTGGGGTGGGGGCCTGGCAGGCAATGCGCGACGAGGTTGACCCCGGCCGGCAGACGCTCTGGATCGCCGAGGGGGTGGATATTGGCTTTCAGCAGGTCTTCGACGGCCATCATCTCTACAGCGTGGCCTGGTCGGCCGATCCTGGCGCGCAGTTGCTCAAGTGGGGGCAGCGTGTGCGGGCAGCCAGTCAAACCTGGGGACGCAAAATTTGGGTGGCCACGGTGATGCCTGGTTACAACGATACGCGCACAGGCCGCAGTGATGCCTTTATTCGTGGCCGCGAGGATGGCGCCTACTATGCCAAGACCTGGAATGGCGCCCTGGCAAGCGCCGCGGACTGGGTGATCATCACGTCGTGGAACGAATGGCCCGAAGGAACCTACATCGAGCCAAGCCAGGCCTACGGCAGCCGCTATGTTGACCTGACGCGGGAATGGGCGGCGCGTTACAAGAATGGGGAAGGTGCGGCGCCGGCACCGCTTTCGCCGCCGCGCCCCACAGCCACCCCTGCTCCCACGCCGTCCGCACCGCAGGTGGTTGTGCCGCGCGGCGGAGTCAACCTGCGCGCAGGGCCGGGTGTCACCTATCGTGTGCTGGAGCAGTTGGCTCCTGGTCGCCGGTTACTGATCGTGGGTCGGTCCATCGCGCAGGCTGGCGATGCGGGCTGGTGGCGGGTCTGTTGTGCCGCCCGCGGTGGCGCGGGCTGGGTGGCGGCAAATGTGGTCGAGGCCCACGGCCCGTTGGCGCAGGTGCCGCTTGCGCAGCCGCCCGTGCGGCCGCTGCGCCCCTGGAATCTACCTGAAGGGTAA